One window of the Rhipicephalus sanguineus isolate Rsan-2018 chromosome 4, BIME_Rsan_1.4, whole genome shotgun sequence genome contains the following:
- the LOC119391896 gene encoding putative phosphoenolpyruvate synthase, whose amino-acid sequence MTNPEARKQQKGDVLVAYCTDIAWSPFFPLLSGVVTELGGLISHGAVVAREYGIPCIVGAAGATSAIRTGSMVRLDGSIGTLQEVGIHNTHAAKGPGIL is encoded by the exons ATGACCAACCCGGAGGCAAGGAAGCAGCAG AAGGGAGACGTGCTCGTGGCGTACTGCACAGACATCGCGTGGAGCCCCTTCTTTCCTCTGTTGTCCGGAGTGGTCACTGAGCTCGGAGGACTTATTTCGCATG GAGCTGTGGTGGCACGCGAGTACGGCATTCCCTGCATTGTCGGCGCCGCTGGCGCCACTTCGGCCATCAGAACAG GATCGATGGTTCGGTTGGACGGCTCGATAGGAACACTCCAAGAAGTCGGCATTCATAATACTCATGCGGCCAAGGGACCAGGCATCCTTTGA